In one Rhodopirellula halodulae genomic region, the following are encoded:
- a CDS encoding HlyD family secretion protein has product MSQRNTMRLGLRKYHGDSLILVVALACVATACIAIEQKVVADEASSGKVETNVVEVDDVVVDFREQVDVPALQSGAVDQLNVQMNQFVRRGEVLGRLDAQSLTIRRRAALLRFESAKLITEDDLELKFAQTSLEEAEAELEASQATEQKYSGTVAVNQLRRMRLAVERAKLEVTRTKKHIRQAEIDTQLAAADLALIDDELSQLACVSPLDGVVLTVHQQPGEWIAKGQPWVTIASVGELTLHALVNADELSPATCIGLPVTVHWGSESDGTAKTLTGKVTSVDPKRLPGNRFRLHAEVVNRRQGHDGTVPPESAIVPGSGHRVDHHWQLLPGAKVSMRIYRSRAEMAWRLNWDESSSSRGMMR; this is encoded by the coding sequence ATGTCTCAGCGAAACACAATGCGACTCGGTTTGCGAAAATACCATGGCGATTCACTCATACTCGTTGTCGCGTTGGCTTGCGTCGCGACCGCCTGCATCGCGATCGAGCAGAAGGTGGTCGCGGACGAAGCCTCGTCCGGCAAAGTCGAAACCAACGTGGTGGAAGTCGACGACGTGGTGGTCGATTTTCGCGAGCAGGTGGATGTGCCGGCGCTGCAAAGCGGCGCGGTGGACCAGCTAAACGTGCAGATGAATCAGTTCGTTCGTCGCGGAGAAGTCTTGGGGCGTTTGGACGCTCAGTCGCTGACGATTCGCCGACGAGCGGCTTTATTGCGTTTCGAATCGGCCAAGTTAATCACGGAAGATGACTTGGAATTGAAGTTCGCTCAAACGTCATTGGAAGAAGCGGAAGCGGAACTCGAAGCCAGTCAAGCCACCGAGCAGAAATACAGTGGCACGGTGGCTGTGAACCAACTTCGCCGAATGCGATTGGCGGTGGAACGTGCCAAGCTAGAGGTCACCCGAACGAAGAAACACATTCGGCAGGCCGAGATTGACACACAACTCGCAGCCGCGGATCTGGCGTTGATTGATGATGAACTATCTCAGTTGGCATGTGTCAGTCCGTTGGATGGTGTGGTTCTGACCGTGCACCAACAACCCGGGGAATGGATCGCGAAAGGGCAGCCTTGGGTGACCATCGCAAGTGTTGGCGAATTGACGCTGCACGCGTTGGTGAATGCGGACGAGCTTTCACCGGCAACGTGCATTGGTTTGCCGGTCACCGTGCATTGGGGAAGCGAATCCGATGGCACCGCAAAGACGCTGACCGGGAAAGTCACTTCGGTGGATCCGAAGCGTTTGCCAGGCAACCGATTTCGCTTGCATGCCGAGGTGGTGAACCGACGCCAAGGTCACGATGGCACTGTGCCACCGGAATCAGCCATCGTTCCGGGATCAGGACACCGCGTGGATCATCATTGGCAATTGCTACCCGGCGCGAAAGTCTCGATGCGCATTTATCGTTCGCGAGCCGAGATGGCTTGGCGATTGAATTGGGATGAGTCGTCATCAAGCCGCGGAATGATGCGATGA
- a CDS encoding peptidase M50 yields the protein MNRDGHAATLTGTPRESTAGSLRRDLRVMPLPDGRGLVVLDDIAGRFARTSRRVWQKLTAAERGERSDVAANSDAMWNEARAAGWLRRSASSSRRVASEARFSLLSFRTPIGSMDPFAKRLAPISGIVFSPMAMMLWCWVIIVSVVFWMVRWQQWVGAVPALQTYLLELKPVAMALTFVFTKAAHELGHAVLCRRLGSRCGVLGIWWLCFMPCPYVDVTDVWRQPTSARRAAVMAAGIWVEWLIAVVALWVWWLAPSHDVKMTAMNVVLVCGVSTILFNANPLMRYDGYFILSDLLDTANLRGEARRAWRLCLMSPMARWWRLGMRTWSMTLYHLSSKIYRVSITLAIAGWLLSWADGWGLWRIMFAGMVIASLGVATRWFGSLRHLLRGTNDWNGIARGRRFCLLALVIAFVVGCLTIPTPRYRHVEGTLRAKETSAVYLPRTGRIESVEIRVGEFVEEGQTLAKVTDLDLERQLAATVGKQRVLQRRVEATRLVSLKTGQSPADWDALETATTSLETTRNELQERRSELIRTSPHAGIVLRPTQVNPTKPAESDWRMSDPFALSPHEGQPADDSRPWCRIARSSALEVVLPIDAEDRQWIGPDAKVCLTLSSMPGEKVETRVRDVSPVQTELVGDKSHMTQSQVGRAPHGEGPQNYEAVCDLSFVNSPGATDRELDRLLRWDGASCQAVLRLPSRPLWKDLKRSLER from the coding sequence ATGAATCGCGATGGTCACGCAGCAACGTTGACGGGAACGCCTCGTGAATCCACGGCGGGTTCGCTGAGGCGGGATCTGCGTGTCATGCCGTTGCCGGATGGACGTGGGTTGGTTGTTTTAGATGACATCGCCGGGCGATTTGCCAGGACGTCACGGCGAGTGTGGCAAAAACTGACCGCCGCCGAACGAGGCGAGCGGTCGGATGTGGCCGCCAATTCCGATGCCATGTGGAACGAAGCTCGTGCGGCGGGATGGTTGCGACGATCCGCGAGTTCATCGCGGCGGGTTGCCTCGGAGGCTCGGTTCTCGTTGCTCTCTTTCCGGACGCCGATCGGTTCCATGGATCCCTTTGCCAAACGATTGGCTCCGATCAGTGGCATCGTGTTTTCACCCATGGCAATGATGTTGTGGTGTTGGGTCATCATCGTGTCTGTCGTGTTTTGGATGGTCCGTTGGCAGCAATGGGTGGGGGCGGTTCCTGCGTTGCAGACGTATTTATTGGAACTGAAGCCGGTCGCCATGGCACTGACGTTTGTGTTCACAAAAGCGGCTCACGAGTTGGGGCACGCTGTGTTGTGCCGTCGACTGGGATCGCGTTGTGGCGTTTTGGGGATTTGGTGGCTGTGTTTCATGCCTTGCCCGTATGTCGATGTGACGGATGTTTGGCGCCAACCGACGTCGGCACGCCGTGCGGCCGTGATGGCGGCGGGGATTTGGGTTGAGTGGTTGATTGCCGTGGTCGCGTTGTGGGTTTGGTGGTTAGCACCATCCCATGATGTGAAGATGACCGCGATGAATGTGGTGTTGGTTTGTGGAGTGAGCACGATCCTCTTCAATGCCAATCCGTTGATGCGATACGACGGCTACTTCATCCTGAGTGATTTGTTGGACACAGCGAATCTGCGAGGCGAGGCTCGTCGGGCTTGGCGTCTGTGTTTGATGTCACCGATGGCTCGATGGTGGCGTCTTGGCATGCGTACTTGGTCGATGACGTTGTATCACCTTTCGTCAAAGATCTATCGCGTCTCGATCACCTTGGCCATTGCGGGGTGGTTGTTGAGCTGGGCAGATGGTTGGGGGCTGTGGCGGATTATGTTCGCGGGGATGGTGATCGCCTCTCTCGGTGTTGCGACGCGTTGGTTTGGCAGCCTGCGTCATTTGCTGCGGGGAACGAATGATTGGAATGGGATTGCACGCGGCCGACGGTTTTGTTTGCTGGCTTTGGTCATCGCGTTCGTGGTGGGATGTTTGACCATTCCGACACCTCGCTATCGTCACGTTGAGGGAACCTTGCGTGCGAAGGAGACTTCCGCGGTTTATTTGCCCAGAACAGGCAGGATCGAATCGGTTGAAATTCGAGTTGGCGAATTCGTCGAAGAAGGTCAAACGCTCGCGAAAGTGACTGACCTGGATCTCGAGCGTCAATTGGCGGCCACCGTTGGCAAACAACGCGTGCTGCAGCGGCGGGTGGAAGCGACACGTTTGGTGTCTCTCAAGACGGGGCAGTCGCCAGCGGATTGGGACGCGTTGGAAACGGCGACGACATCTTTGGAAACGACACGAAACGAATTGCAAGAACGGCGATCGGAGTTGATCCGAACCAGTCCTCATGCCGGAATTGTTTTGCGACCGACACAAGTAAATCCGACAAAGCCCGCCGAGAGCGATTGGCGGATGAGTGACCCGTTTGCGTTGAGCCCTCACGAGGGGCAACCGGCAGACGATTCGCGGCCTTGGTGCCGGATTGCTCGTTCGTCCGCGTTGGAGGTGGTGCTGCCGATCGACGCCGAAGATCGTCAATGGATTGGACCCGATGCAAAAGTTTGTTTGACGCTTTCGTCCATGCCAGGCGAGAAGGTGGAGACTCGCGTGCGTGATGTTTCTCCCGTGCAAACTGAATTGGTAGGTGACAAATCGCATATGACGCAGTCTCAGGTAGGACGTGCTCCACACGGTGAAGGCCCACAGAACTATGAGGCGGTTTGCGATCTGTCGTTCGTGAATTCGCCGGGGGCCACTGATCGAGAACTCGACCGCTTGCTACGCTGGGACGGAGCCAGTTGCCAAGCGGTTCTACGTTTGCCTTCGCGTCCCCTTTGGAAAGATTTGAAACGTTCATTGGAGCGTTGA
- a CDS encoding peptide chain release factor family protein has product MSRPPLSKDSNPIWPSAEQRMKLPVVNGLHPSLQPEDELLKHCQLRTQARSGPGGQHRNRTASGAFLTYDTRHPEVGPITAEATEQRQQARNRSTALTRLRYLLAVTLRTSSPEYPSNSTESGKMDPTTECHVLESELRMRFRGTALKLNDQNADKPALLALVLNDLWTAGGQPSLIAECWKVSTTKLVNLVRDHPPAFQLVNRIRQHHSRPPLR; this is encoded by the coding sequence TTGTCACGTCCACCATTGTCCAAAGATTCCAATCCCATTTGGCCATCAGCTGAACAGCGGATGAAGTTGCCGGTGGTCAATGGTTTGCATCCGAGTTTGCAACCAGAGGACGAACTGCTGAAGCATTGTCAATTGCGAACGCAGGCTCGAAGTGGCCCGGGGGGACAACATCGCAATCGAACCGCATCGGGGGCGTTCCTCACCTACGACACTCGGCATCCGGAGGTCGGCCCCATCACGGCGGAAGCAACCGAGCAGAGGCAACAGGCACGCAACCGTTCGACCGCACTGACGCGATTGAGGTATTTGTTGGCGGTGACCCTCCGCACGTCCTCGCCGGAGTATCCTTCCAATTCAACGGAATCCGGGAAGATGGATCCGACAACGGAATGCCACGTGCTGGAGAGCGAATTGCGAATGCGGTTTCGCGGCACCGCTTTGAAACTGAATGACCAAAACGCGGATAAGCCAGCGTTGTTGGCCTTGGTGCTCAATGATCTTTGGACCGCCGGGGGCCAACCCAGTTTGATTGCGGAGTGTTGGAAGGTCTCGACCACCAAACTTGTGAACTTGGTACGCGATCATCCTCCGGCGTTTCAATTGGTCAATCGCATTCGGCAACATCACTCTCGGCCCCCGCTTCGATAG
- a CDS encoding rhomboid family intramembrane serine protease — protein MIPIRDDIPSRTTPLVNYLVIALCAVAFLAQQASSDNSESIISGFAMVPLRLTDPSATPVMQQRVPVRTPRGVEVMEVRQEIGPPAVPAWMTLITCMFLHGGWMHFLGNMWFLYIFGDNVEDRLGHLGFALLYLGTGVLAGLAHLLSDPGSPVPTLGASGAIAGVMGAYALLYPHARVLAVLPLMFVFPTFVLPGPVFLGIWFVIQLVNSLGSLAGGEAGGVAWWAHAGGFIAGALAALVIGRSPLGHEAVHERRF, from the coding sequence ATGATTCCAATCCGCGATGACATCCCGAGTCGTACGACACCGCTTGTGAACTATTTGGTGATCGCGTTGTGCGCGGTTGCATTTCTGGCTCAGCAAGCTTCGTCCGACAACAGCGAAAGCATCATTTCAGGGTTTGCGATGGTGCCGCTGCGATTGACGGATCCATCGGCCACGCCGGTGATGCAGCAGCGTGTTCCGGTGCGAACACCTCGAGGGGTGGAGGTGATGGAAGTTCGCCAAGAGATCGGGCCGCCCGCAGTTCCCGCCTGGATGACATTGATCACTTGCATGTTCCTGCATGGCGGTTGGATGCATTTTCTCGGCAACATGTGGTTCTTGTATATCTTTGGCGACAACGTGGAAGATCGCTTGGGCCATTTGGGGTTTGCGCTGCTGTATCTGGGGACAGGAGTGCTGGCCGGTCTCGCACATTTATTGAGCGACCCGGGGAGCCCGGTGCCGACGCTGGGAGCCAGCGGTGCGATTGCGGGAGTGATGGGAGCGTACGCGTTGCTCTATCCGCATGCACGGGTCTTGGCCGTTCTGCCGTTGATGTTTGTGTTTCCAACCTTCGTGTTGCCCGGGCCGGTGTTTCTGGGGATCTGGTTTGTCATTCAGTTGGTCAACAGTCTTGGATCGCTGGCGGGTGGCGAGGCCGGCGGAGTTGCGTGGTGGGCTCACGCGGGCGGATTCATCGCCGGAGCCTTGGCTGCGTTGGTGATCGGACGTTCTCCTCTCGGGCACGAAGCGGTTCACGAACGTCGCTTTTGA
- a CDS encoding DUF1552 domain-containing protein, producing MSQSSSYDRRRFVLRSMAGSLALPGLPSLMANTVGSNSPVLATSGAGVGARRFVAVGNLLGFQQKHFFPETPGKEFEETTLLKPLAANRDQITVYRGLDHGIRGGHFAVHTFLSGVLHHESKHRQDGNVTIDQYLADEIGKQTRFASLTVGSEGGIHGGCQLSWTKSGIRVPPITGPAELFDRLFKTDSEQRRSQKVRENSLQASILDSITEEAGALSKRVNQEDRAKLDEYFSSIRDVEKRLEVRRRWADQPKPEAPFERPADTNTVDDLPMLYELIALALQTDSTRIATLEIGGSFLPQNLGIDKSYHSLSHHGNDEETVAHLVTLETYQIEQFGKFLTRLSEIEDGEQTLLDSTAVLFGSGMGNGSSHTNTDLPIVLAGGGYGRGEYKKVNGNRHKIPLCNLYVDIAQKMGVQTELFGTSTGSFS from the coding sequence ATGTCTCAATCAAGCTCTTATGATCGTCGTCGTTTTGTGCTTCGTTCCATGGCGGGCTCGCTCGCTCTGCCCGGGTTGCCGTCGTTGATGGCCAACACGGTTGGATCCAATTCACCGGTCTTGGCAACCAGCGGTGCCGGCGTTGGAGCCCGACGTTTTGTTGCGGTTGGCAATTTGCTTGGATTTCAGCAAAAGCATTTCTTCCCGGAGACTCCCGGCAAAGAATTCGAAGAGACCACCTTGCTGAAACCTTTGGCGGCCAACCGTGATCAAATCACCGTGTATCGCGGTTTGGACCATGGCATTCGAGGCGGGCACTTTGCGGTCCACACGTTTTTGTCCGGCGTCTTGCATCACGAGTCCAAACATCGGCAAGACGGAAACGTCACCATCGATCAATACCTTGCCGATGAGATTGGCAAACAGACGCGTTTCGCTTCGTTGACCGTTGGATCCGAAGGCGGCATCCACGGCGGATGTCAATTGTCATGGACCAAGTCCGGCATTCGTGTCCCACCCATCACCGGGCCGGCGGAGTTGTTCGATCGTTTGTTCAAAACAGACTCGGAGCAGCGTCGTTCGCAGAAAGTCCGTGAGAACTCGCTGCAGGCATCCATACTGGATTCGATCACCGAAGAAGCGGGCGCTTTGTCCAAACGCGTCAATCAAGAAGACCGGGCCAAACTGGACGAATATTTCAGTTCCATTCGCGATGTGGAAAAACGTTTGGAAGTGCGTCGCCGTTGGGCGGACCAACCCAAACCGGAAGCTCCGTTCGAAAGACCCGCGGACACCAACACGGTGGATGATTTGCCGATGTTGTACGAGCTGATCGCTTTGGCTCTGCAAACCGATTCGACTCGGATCGCGACGTTGGAAATTGGTGGTAGTTTCTTGCCTCAAAATTTGGGCATTGATAAGTCGTATCACAGCCTGTCTCACCACGGCAACGACGAGGAAACGGTGGCGCATCTGGTCACGTTGGAGACTTACCAGATTGAACAGTTCGGAAAGTTCTTGACTCGGTTGTCTGAAATCGAAGACGGCGAGCAAACATTGTTGGATTCAACCGCGGTTCTGTTTGGTAGCGGAATGGGCAACGGCAGTTCTCACACCAACACCGATTTACCGATCGTGTTGGCAGGCGGAGGCTACGGACGGGGCGAATACAAAAAGGTCAACGGAAACCGCCACAAGATTCCTCTGTGCAATTTGTACGTCGACATCGCGCAGAAAATGGGAGTTCAAACGGAATTGTTCGGTACCAGCACCGGCAGTTTCTCTTGA
- a CDS encoding DUF1592 domain-containing protein encodes MLSNQTLRIGVACCILMGFAVADVTQADAEETSTGEPAIVTDFLSKYCLDCHDKTTAEGEREFESFSLPIRSEQQLISTDEIIDQVTLKAMPPEDSEQPSDEERLELLQTLRDGVQDAKDLFAGRSGRTVMRRLSNREYEVTLAALFGRRVDTLGLTADFPKENTSHHLDTIGESLITSGFLLDQYFQAASRLVEMRLGKPDVEPKSWHFTENFKQYEELSGAHSSVLKNKFLCLYEQPNTDTRQGGYGHIEDFLEGVPVSGLYDIEVHVQAMHRDTHYDPKIFRIDFSEPFQIAVVPGDVTKGHIHYPQAIEPVLATAIVPDDEPEWLKFQVWLEAGQTPRFIFPNGPYESRASVIEVNRRYKDEFKNPKVGVSRTSLLREGFLPHIRIGEIKIAGPLKEPGGSLEERAVFGESGFQAEQALQQLYDFAQRAYRRPLETADQQRIQALFERRVAEEASPRQAALDAVKMILCSPSFLYLSEITPEDQTRLSAFDLASRLSYALWAAPPDDQLFESAKSGKLDDVAELRNQADRMLADERSKEFVQGFLDSWLNLRDIGNLPPPRKKVPEYYSENLPESMKQEARLFFRHLLDENGPVMDLLDADYTFVDKKLAKLYGLPEKDSMRLADGFQRVSLAGNSQRGGVLGMSGVLTVSANGVDTSPVTRGVWVLENILGTIPPPPPDEVPAIDSNVSGAKTIRERLEKHREDQACAVCHRNIDPLGYALETFDSVGRWRSKYPKVKGSAAKVDASGKFPSGEEFKGFDDFKDKLLESRREQFSRALIEKMLAYSTGRHMEPTDQFEIDEISKTVEDSGGGLRTMVIAVLTSDLFRSR; translated from the coding sequence GTGCTTTCGAATCAGACGCTCCGGATCGGCGTCGCTTGTTGCATCTTGATGGGTTTTGCGGTCGCGGACGTCACCCAAGCGGATGCCGAAGAAACATCAACGGGCGAGCCTGCCATCGTCACGGACTTTTTGAGCAAGTATTGCTTGGATTGTCACGACAAGACGACGGCGGAAGGGGAACGCGAATTTGAGTCTTTTTCGCTGCCGATTCGTTCCGAACAGCAGTTGATCAGCACTGATGAGATCATCGACCAGGTCACGCTGAAGGCGATGCCCCCGGAGGACAGTGAGCAGCCATCGGACGAAGAACGTTTGGAGTTGTTGCAAACACTTCGCGACGGTGTTCAAGACGCGAAAGATCTCTTCGCCGGGCGATCCGGACGTACCGTGATGCGTCGTCTTTCCAACCGCGAATATGAGGTGACTTTGGCGGCGTTGTTTGGTCGTCGTGTCGACACGTTGGGTTTGACTGCCGATTTTCCAAAGGAGAACACCAGTCATCATCTCGACACGATTGGCGAGTCGTTGATCACCTCGGGGTTTTTGTTGGATCAGTACTTCCAAGCCGCGTCGCGCTTGGTGGAAATGCGGTTGGGAAAGCCAGACGTCGAACCAAAGTCGTGGCACTTCACTGAGAACTTCAAGCAGTACGAGGAGTTGTCGGGGGCTCACAGCAGCGTGCTGAAGAACAAGTTCCTGTGTTTGTACGAGCAACCGAACACGGACACACGCCAGGGCGGGTACGGACACATTGAAGACTTCCTCGAGGGAGTGCCCGTGTCCGGTTTGTATGACATCGAAGTCCATGTTCAGGCGATGCACCGCGACACGCACTACGATCCCAAAATCTTTCGAATCGACTTTTCAGAGCCTTTCCAAATTGCGGTGGTCCCCGGCGATGTGACCAAGGGACACATTCATTACCCGCAAGCAATCGAGCCAGTCTTGGCGACCGCGATCGTGCCGGACGATGAACCGGAATGGCTGAAGTTTCAGGTTTGGTTAGAAGCGGGACAAACCCCTCGTTTCATCTTCCCCAACGGTCCCTACGAATCGCGGGCGTCCGTCATTGAGGTGAACCGCCGCTACAAGGACGAGTTTAAAAATCCAAAAGTCGGTGTCAGTCGAACCTCGTTGCTCCGCGAAGGTTTCTTGCCGCACATCCGAATTGGCGAAATTAAAATTGCTGGTCCGTTGAAAGAGCCCGGTGGAAGCTTGGAAGAGCGTGCCGTGTTCGGCGAATCCGGATTTCAGGCGGAGCAGGCGCTGCAGCAGCTCTATGATTTTGCGCAGCGAGCGTATCGCCGACCGTTAGAAACTGCGGATCAGCAACGAATCCAGGCGTTGTTCGAGAGGCGTGTTGCAGAGGAAGCGAGTCCACGTCAGGCGGCTCTCGACGCGGTGAAGATGATCCTTTGTTCGCCGTCATTTTTGTATCTCAGCGAGATCACGCCAGAGGATCAGACTCGTCTGAGTGCATTCGATCTCGCGTCACGGCTGTCGTACGCTCTGTGGGCTGCACCGCCGGATGACCAACTGTTTGAATCGGCCAAAAGCGGCAAGCTCGATGACGTTGCCGAGCTTAGGAATCAGGCGGATCGGATGTTGGCTGATGAACGGTCGAAAGAATTTGTCCAAGGATTTCTCGATAGCTGGCTGAACTTGCGAGACATCGGGAACTTGCCGCCACCTCGAAAGAAGGTGCCCGAGTATTACTCTGAAAACTTGCCCGAATCGATGAAGCAGGAAGCAAGGCTTTTCTTTCGCCATTTGCTCGATGAGAACGGGCCGGTGATGGATCTGCTGGATGCCGACTACACGTTCGTCGATAAGAAACTCGCGAAGTTGTATGGGTTGCCAGAAAAGGATTCGATGCGTTTGGCGGATGGGTTTCAACGAGTCAGTCTGGCGGGCAATTCCCAGCGAGGTGGCGTGTTGGGAATGTCAGGTGTGCTGACCGTTAGTGCCAATGGTGTCGACACATCGCCCGTGACGCGTGGCGTTTGGGTGCTGGAAAACATTCTCGGGACGATTCCACCACCGCCACCGGACGAGGTACCCGCGATCGATTCCAACGTCAGCGGAGCGAAGACCATCCGCGAACGTCTCGAAAAGCATCGTGAAGATCAAGCGTGTGCAGTGTGCCATCGCAACATTGATCCGTTGGGTTATGCGTTGGAAACGTTCGATTCAGTTGGCAGATGGCGAAGCAAATATCCCAAGGTCAAAGGATCGGCGGCGAAGGTGGATGCGTCGGGCAAGTTTCCTTCGGGAGAGGAATTCAAAGGCTTTGACGATTTCAAAGACAAACTGCTCGAAAGTCGTCGAGAACAATTCTCTCGGGCATTGATTGAAAAGATGCTGGCGTATTCCACCGGGCGTCACATGGAACCCACCGATCAGTTCGAGATTGATGAGATCTCGAAGACAGTCGAAGACAGCGGTGGTGGACTGCGGACGATGGTGATCGCTGTGCTAACCAGCGATCTCTTCCGATCTCGCTGA
- a CDS encoding THUMP domain-containing class I SAM-dependent RNA methyltransferase: MTADTPVSDQPPSDQPMFDLIVPCAFGLEAVVKRELKGIDIEASISDTGRVSFRGTREMICRANLWLRTADRVLIQVGEFPAGDFDALFETTRNIAWGRLMPVDAAFPVTGRSIKSTLTSVPACQRSVKRAIVDAMMRDHGTQQLPETGPLYKVDVSILKDVATLTVDTTGRSLHRRGYRTHISAAPLKETLASAMVMLSYWRSGKAMIDPFCGSGTIPIEAARIGRNMAPGLDREFACQDWPDYSDELWSDCRTTAAAQALPALEEKILASDINGRVLTAARDNAVRAGVQDDIHFQAMPAAKISSKRQYGCLITNPPYGQRIGSGPSSRHDDSGFPGYGGDSQEDQELDALYESLPDLFEKLPTWSHYFLTAYPHLERAIGRKANRRRKLYNGRIECTYYQYQGPKPPPQKRSQSEDSD; encoded by the coding sequence ATGACCGCTGACACCCCCGTTTCCGACCAGCCGCCCTCCGATCAGCCGATGTTCGATCTCATCGTGCCCTGTGCGTTTGGACTCGAAGCGGTAGTCAAACGAGAACTGAAAGGCATCGACATCGAAGCCAGCATCAGCGACACGGGAAGAGTCTCGTTTCGCGGGACTCGAGAAATGATCTGTCGAGCCAATCTTTGGTTGCGAACCGCGGACCGCGTGTTGATTCAGGTCGGTGAATTTCCTGCTGGTGACTTCGACGCCTTGTTTGAAACAACTCGAAACATCGCCTGGGGTCGACTGATGCCGGTCGACGCCGCGTTTCCCGTCACCGGCCGTTCGATCAAATCCACTCTGACCAGCGTTCCTGCGTGCCAACGCAGCGTCAAACGTGCCATCGTCGATGCGATGATGCGCGACCACGGCACCCAGCAACTGCCGGAAACCGGACCTCTCTACAAAGTCGACGTGTCCATTTTGAAAGACGTCGCCACGTTGACCGTCGACACCACCGGACGCAGCCTGCACCGTCGTGGTTATCGGACACACATCTCTGCGGCGCCGCTGAAAGAAACACTGGCTTCAGCCATGGTCATGCTCAGCTACTGGCGGTCCGGCAAAGCCATGATCGATCCCTTTTGCGGCAGTGGCACGATTCCCATCGAGGCGGCTCGTATCGGTCGAAACATGGCACCTGGACTGGATCGCGAATTTGCTTGCCAGGATTGGCCGGACTATTCCGACGAACTCTGGTCGGATTGCCGAACCACGGCGGCAGCTCAAGCTCTTCCCGCGTTGGAGGAGAAAATCCTTGCCAGCGATATCAACGGCCGAGTCCTAACGGCAGCAAGAGACAACGCGGTTCGCGCGGGTGTGCAAGATGACATTCACTTTCAGGCCATGCCGGCGGCCAAGATCAGTAGTAAAAGGCAATACGGCTGTTTGATCACCAACCCGCCATACGGGCAACGCATCGGTTCGGGCCCGTCTTCACGTCATGACGACAGCGGGTTTCCAGGATACGGCGGCGATAGCCAAGAAGACCAAGAACTGGACGCTCTCTACGAATCACTGCCCGACTTGTTTGAAAAACTCCCGACTTGGTCGCACTACTTTCTGACCGCCTACCCGCATCTGGAACGAGCGATCGGACGCAAAGCAAATCGCCGGCGAAAACTTTACAACGGCCGGATCGAGTGCACCTACTACCAATATCAAGGTCCGAAGCCGCCGCCTCAAAAACGTTCGCAATCAGAGGACTCTGATTGA